The Anaerobranca gottschalkii DSM 13577 genome window below encodes:
- the cdaA gene encoding diadenylate cyclase CdaA yields MWQLITRVISNFNIKDAIDIAIVSFVLYKVIMLIKGTRAVQLIKGLGVLLTATVVTGWLGLNTINWLLNQTMTVGLVALPIIFYPELRRALEQLGRGKFFKSTRFLAPKEFEQVVTELVKGVVTLSKEKVGALIVIERETGLNEHIETGVPLDAIISSQLIVNIFTLKTPLHDGAAIIKGNRIAAATCYLPLSENLDISKDLGTRHRAALGISEQSDAVVIIVSEETGVISLAKNGKLTRYLDEKTLREMLAIELKNSEEEASKWPWRW; encoded by the coding sequence ATGTGGCAGTTGATAACCCGTGTAATATCAAATTTCAATATAAAAGATGCTATTGATATTGCTATAGTTTCCTTTGTTCTTTACAAAGTAATCATGTTGATAAAAGGGACTAGAGCTGTTCAATTGATTAAAGGGTTAGGAGTTTTACTTACTGCCACTGTTGTTACCGGTTGGCTAGGGTTAAATACAATAAATTGGTTATTAAATCAGACAATGACAGTAGGGTTAGTTGCTTTACCAATAATTTTTTATCCTGAACTTCGGAGAGCTTTGGAACAGCTAGGAAGGGGTAAATTTTTCAAATCTACCCGCTTTTTAGCTCCTAAGGAATTTGAACAGGTGGTTACTGAGTTGGTGAAAGGTGTCGTTACACTATCAAAGGAAAAAGTTGGTGCACTAATAGTAATAGAACGGGAAACAGGACTAAATGAACACATAGAGACGGGAGTACCTTTAGACGCAATAATATCTTCCCAGTTAATAGTTAATATCTTTACTTTAAAAACCCCTCTCCATGATGGAGCAGCAATAATAAAGGGAAATAGAATAGCGGCAGCAACCTGTTACCTTCCTTTAAGTGAAAACTTAGATATCAGTAAAGATTTAGGAACTAGGCATAGAGCAGCACTAGGTATAAGTGAACAAAGTGATGCTGTAGTGATCATAGTTTCTGAAGAAACAGGGGTAATCTCCTTGGCGAAGAACGGAAAACTAACCCGTTATTTAGATGAAAAAACCCTAAGGGAAATGCTGGCGATAGAACTGAAAAATAGTGAAGAAGAGGCTAGTAAGTGGCCTTGGAGGTGGTAA